The Macaca fascicularis isolate 582-1 chromosome 11, T2T-MFA8v1.1 genome includes a region encoding these proteins:
- the FAM222A gene encoding protein FAM222A isoform X2, which yields MPFTPEDVHPPWPCRKVGEAVASAMHSSRYPSPAELDAYAEKVANSPLSIKIFPTNIRVPQHKHLSRTVNGYDTSGQRYSPYPQHTTGYQGLLAIVKAAVSSSSTAAPAGPAKSVLKSAEGKRTKLSPAAVQVGIAPYPAPSTLGPLAYPKPPEAPAPPPGLPAAATAASVIPLPGRGLPLPPSNLPSIHSLLYQLNQQCQAPGAAPPACQGVAVPHPSPAKHGPVPSFPSMAYSAAAGLPDCRKGTELGQGATQALTLAGATKPAGYADSGLDYLLWPQKPPPPPPQPLRAYSGSTVASKSPEACGGRAYERASGSPLNCGVGLPTSFTVGQYFAAPWNSVLVTPTSDCYNPAAAVAVTELGPGAARELAGPPADALSGLPSKSVCNTSVLSSSLQSLEYLINDIRPPCIKEQMLGKGYETVAVPRLLDHQHAHIRLPVYR from the coding sequence GCGAGGCGGTGGCCAGCGCCATGCATTCCTCCCGCTACCCAAGCCCGGCAGAACTGGACGCCTATGCCGAGAAGGTGGCCAACAGCCCGCTGTCCATCAAGATCTTCCCCACCAACATCCGTGTGCCCCAGCACAAGCACCTCAGCCGCACAGTCAATGGCTATGACACCAGTGGCCAGCGCTACAGCCCCTACCCACAGCACACCACTGGCTACCAGGGCCTTCTGGCCATTGTCAAGGCCGCGGTTTCCTCCTCCAGCACGGCCGCACCAGCTGGGCCCGCCAAAAGTGTGCTCAAGAGCGCCGAGGGCAAGCGGACCAAGCTGTCACCGGCCGCCGTGCAGGTGGGCATTGCGCCCTACCCAGCGCCCAGCACTCTGGGGCCCTTGGCCTACCCCAAGCCACCTGAGGCGCCTGCTCCACCACCCGGCCTGCCTGCAGCCGCCACTGCCGCCTCCGTCATCCCCCTGCCAGGCCGGGGCCTGCCCCTGCCACCTTCCAACCTGCCCTCCATCCACAGCCTCCTCTACCAGCTCAACCAGCAGTGCCAGGCCCCGGGCGCCGCACCCCCTGCCTGCCAGGGCGTGGCTGTTCCCCATCCCAGCCCTGCCAAGCACGGCCCAGTGCCCAGCTTCCCGAGCATGGCCTACTCGGCCGCAGCCGGTCTGCCCGACTGCCGGAAAGGCACTGAGCTGGGCCAGGGAGCCACCCAAGCCTTGACGTTGGCTGGGGCCACCAAGCCTGCAGGGTACGCAGACAGCGGCCTGGATTACCTGCTGTGGCCGCAGAAACCACCCCCACCACCGCCCCAGCCACTGCGTGCCTACAGTGGGAGCACGGTGGCCAGCAAGTCCCCCGAGGCTTGTGGGGGCCGGGCATATGAGCGGGCCAGCGGGTCACCCCTCAACTGTGGCGTGGGGCTGCCCACCAGCTTCACCGTGGGCCAGTACTTTGCAGCCCCCTGGAACAGTGTGCTGGTGACCCCCACCAGCGACTGCTACAACCCGGCGGCGGCAGTGGCAGTCACGGAGCTGGGGCCGGGGGCAGCCCGGGAGCTGGCTGGGCCTCCCGCAGATGCCCTCTCGGGCCTGCCCAGCAAGAGTGTGTGCAACACATCGGTGCTGAGCAGCAGCCTGCAGTCGCTGGAGTATCTCATCAATGACATCCGGCCACCCTGCATCAAGGAGCAGATGCTGGGCAAGGGCTATGAGACGGTGGCCGTGCCCCGGCTACTCGACCACCAGCATGCCCACATCCGCCTACCCGTCTACAGATAA
- the FAM222A gene encoding protein FAM222A isoform X1, with protein sequence MLACLQRTQNPPGQHLARPSKSLELRKCEAVASAMHSSRYPSPAELDAYAEKVANSPLSIKIFPTNIRVPQHKHLSRTVNGYDTSGQRYSPYPQHTTGYQGLLAIVKAAVSSSSTAAPAGPAKSVLKSAEGKRTKLSPAAVQVGIAPYPAPSTLGPLAYPKPPEAPAPPPGLPAAATAASVIPLPGRGLPLPPSNLPSIHSLLYQLNQQCQAPGAAPPACQGVAVPHPSPAKHGPVPSFPSMAYSAAAGLPDCRKGTELGQGATQALTLAGATKPAGYADSGLDYLLWPQKPPPPPPQPLRAYSGSTVASKSPEACGGRAYERASGSPLNCGVGLPTSFTVGQYFAAPWNSVLVTPTSDCYNPAAAVAVTELGPGAARELAGPPADALSGLPSKSVCNTSVLSSSLQSLEYLINDIRPPCIKEQMLGKGYETVAVPRLLDHQHAHIRLPVYR encoded by the coding sequence GCGAGGCGGTGGCCAGCGCCATGCATTCCTCCCGCTACCCAAGCCCGGCAGAACTGGACGCCTATGCCGAGAAGGTGGCCAACAGCCCGCTGTCCATCAAGATCTTCCCCACCAACATCCGTGTGCCCCAGCACAAGCACCTCAGCCGCACAGTCAATGGCTATGACACCAGTGGCCAGCGCTACAGCCCCTACCCACAGCACACCACTGGCTACCAGGGCCTTCTGGCCATTGTCAAGGCCGCGGTTTCCTCCTCCAGCACGGCCGCACCAGCTGGGCCCGCCAAAAGTGTGCTCAAGAGCGCCGAGGGCAAGCGGACCAAGCTGTCACCGGCCGCCGTGCAGGTGGGCATTGCGCCCTACCCAGCGCCCAGCACTCTGGGGCCCTTGGCCTACCCCAAGCCACCTGAGGCGCCTGCTCCACCACCCGGCCTGCCTGCAGCCGCCACTGCCGCCTCCGTCATCCCCCTGCCAGGCCGGGGCCTGCCCCTGCCACCTTCCAACCTGCCCTCCATCCACAGCCTCCTCTACCAGCTCAACCAGCAGTGCCAGGCCCCGGGCGCCGCACCCCCTGCCTGCCAGGGCGTGGCTGTTCCCCATCCCAGCCCTGCCAAGCACGGCCCAGTGCCCAGCTTCCCGAGCATGGCCTACTCGGCCGCAGCCGGTCTGCCCGACTGCCGGAAAGGCACTGAGCTGGGCCAGGGAGCCACCCAAGCCTTGACGTTGGCTGGGGCCACCAAGCCTGCAGGGTACGCAGACAGCGGCCTGGATTACCTGCTGTGGCCGCAGAAACCACCCCCACCACCGCCCCAGCCACTGCGTGCCTACAGTGGGAGCACGGTGGCCAGCAAGTCCCCCGAGGCTTGTGGGGGCCGGGCATATGAGCGGGCCAGCGGGTCACCCCTCAACTGTGGCGTGGGGCTGCCCACCAGCTTCACCGTGGGCCAGTACTTTGCAGCCCCCTGGAACAGTGTGCTGGTGACCCCCACCAGCGACTGCTACAACCCGGCGGCGGCAGTGGCAGTCACGGAGCTGGGGCCGGGGGCAGCCCGGGAGCTGGCTGGGCCTCCCGCAGATGCCCTCTCGGGCCTGCCCAGCAAGAGTGTGTGCAACACATCGGTGCTGAGCAGCAGCCTGCAGTCGCTGGAGTATCTCATCAATGACATCCGGCCACCCTGCATCAAGGAGCAGATGCTGGGCAAGGGCTATGAGACGGTGGCCGTGCCCCGGCTACTCGACCACCAGCATGCCCACATCCGCCTACCCGTCTACAGATAA